The sequence CGATCCCCCTTCGCCTCGGCTTCCCGGATGTCGTCGACGATGATCGCCCGCAGGCGCATTTCCCCGTCCGGGGACTGAATTAGATAGTTGCCCATCTCCGCCGCAGCGATCTCCGGAATGTGCTCGTGCTGCGCGATCGCCAGAATCTCCGCTTCACTCAGTTCCGACAGCGCAATGCAGTCCTCGATCGACAGCATGGTCCGCTCCTTGAATCTGCCTGTTTCGCGATACGATACAGCGCACGATACGGACGGAATTGACCTGGATTAAGCAACGATGCGGCTGCGTCTGCTGGGCCTTCTTCTGATCTGCCTGCCCGGCGTGCCTTTGCACGCCGCGCCCGAGATCGGCACTCCCGCCCCGGCGCTGCGAGGCACCCTGTTCTCCGGCGAGGAATTCGACCTTGCAAGAATGCGTGGGCAGGTCGTGCTCGTCAATTTCTTTTCCAGTTATTGCAAGCACTGCGCCTACGAGATCGGCAACGTGGAGACCTTTCTCGAGCAGAATCGCGACCGGGGTTTCGTCGTCCTCGTCATCGGCGTGGACCGGCCGGAGGACCGCGGGCGGGTGGAAAGGATGGTCGGGCTCTACAATCTCAAAGGCATCATGGTGCAGGACCTCGCCGAGAACGGCTTCGGCACCGGCTATCGGACGCCGACCGCCTTCGTGGTCGACCGCAAGGGTGTCCTGCGCTCCATGCAATGGGGCGGAAAGACCCCGCTCTATTTCCGGGAAACGGTGCTTCCCCTGCTCGCGGAGCCGCACTAGCGACCGCGGCGGATGGCCCGCGTACCGGTCCGTTACCAAATACTTGGCCGGTTGACCGGGGGCTGGTCAAGCGGCCCGCCGGGGCGTCACGCCGAACACGCGCTTGAAGTGCCGGGTGAGGTGGCTCTGATCGGCAAACCCCACGGCCGCGGCGATCTCCGCCAGAGAACCGCGTCCGCCTCCCGCTGTCAACAGCGAGCGCGCGCCGTGAACCCGGGCCCGGATCAGATACTGGTAAGGAGCGAGCCCGGTCGCGCGTTTGAACAACCGGGTAAGGTGATACGGGCTGACCCGCGCCGCAGCGGCTATGTCCTTGAGGCCGATACCCTGCGCGTAGTTCGCCTGGATGAACGCCAGCGCCCGGCTCACCGCCCGCGGCACGGCAGCCGCCTCCGGATGCCGATCGGGCTCGGTCGTGCGCGACGAGTAGGCTCTCAGCAGATGGACCGCGAGGATGCCTGCCAGCGACTCGGCGTAGACCCGGCTGCCGGCATCGCCCCTGAGCGCTTCGCGCGCAAGCGCCCCCGCGATCGTCAAGACGGCGGCGTCCTGTTCCCTTTCGGCGAATTGGAGTTCGAATTCATCCGGACCGAGCCCGAGATCGCGCCGCGCCACGGCTTCCAAGAACGCGGGGGCGAGCGCGAGCACTGAAAAGTGAATGGGTGTGCTCCACGACCAGCGCACCGCATGGCCCCTGGGCAGCACAGTGATGAATCCGGGTGCAAGCGCATGGCGCACCCGCTCGCCATTGGCTTCGCGCCATAGCGTTCCTTCCCCCAGGCTGACGAACACGAGGTGCTCGGACGGGCCATTGGGGAGCTGGCGGGACGATGGGCCCGATTCGTATCGCTCGAAATTGAGCACCCGCCAGCCCAGTGGACGGCTGCTGAGTCGCGGCTCCGGGACCCGTGCGCTTGCGGGCGCGGAGGCACCGCCCGCCCCGCCAGAAATCAGGCGCACGCCCGCTCTCCGGCGCGATCAGGATCGACTTCGCCGCTCGACGCCCTGCCGGCGCCACGCTGCTTGTGCGGCGAGGCATACGCCAGCGTGTCACTTTCCCAGGCGATGTCGTCTGGCAGCCGGCTGCCGATCAGGGTCGCTGCCGTGAATCCTGCGGCCAGCAACAGGCTTTTCATGAGCTTGCCTTTCATCGTTTTCCCGCTCCTGTTTGCGCCGTGTGCTGCCGCGCACGGCAAAAATGATCACTGCGCTTCCGACCACGATTGTCCCCTGCGCTGCCTACGCCGCCGGGGCCAACTGCCCCTCCGGCCGCGGCCTGCGCTGGAGCTGTTCACTGCGCAGCCGCGCGCGTTCCGCTTCCTCGATCTGGCCCAGCAGGTCCAGGGTCCGGGTCATCGTCTGCCAGTTGTACACGCTGTCGGGCTTGAGCGCCGTGCGCTCGGCAAGCAGTGCGCGCGCCAATGACAGGCGACGTCCGCGAATGGCCGCCTCAACCAGGGTCAGATGGATCAGATCGCGCTGCGCGTGGCTGCCGCCGAAGCGATGTGCGGTCACGCGCAACGGCTGGAGCAGCTCCACGACCGTTGCGTAGTCCTCGTTGCCGAACGCTTCCAGCGCGCGGCACAGCGGCAGCCCCACTTCCCAGGTCATGCGAGCGTTGGTGCCGCCTCCGGTCACGCGGCGCTCCAGGACGCGCAGCAGGGCGCGCGCCGAAGCCCGGCGTCCCGCGCCCGCAAAAGCCATCATGGCGTGTGCGTCGTTGAACGCGTAGTACCCCTCGTCGATGCGCGTTTCCCAGACGTCGGCGAGCCTCTGCCAGCGCGTACCCGGGTCGGCACCGCGCAGATGCAGCCTCCACAACAACGCGGAGGCATCGATCAGCTCCAGCACCACGTTCGAATCACGGCGGTGGATCGCACAGTCGTAGAGCTCGAGCACGCGGGCGATCTCGCCGCGATCGAGGTGAAACAGCGCCAGATGCCACCAGTTATGGAAGGCGAATGCGTTGTCCGGCGCCCAGTCCTTCGCCCGCGAACCGAGCCACTCGATACCCTCCTCGACCCGCCCCTGCATTTCCATCACGTGCGCACCCGCATGCACGGCCCAGGGGTCGCGCGGGTTCAGGTCGAGGGCACGGCGCGCGGTGCGCTCCGCTTGCGCGTAAGAACCTGTCTCCTCCAGGCCAAAGGCATACATGCCGAGCACGTAGCCGAAGCCCGGGATGCCTTCGCCCCAACGCGGCAGCACCTGCGCCACGCGATCGCGCAGCATCGCGCTCTGCCCGAGATAGAAGTCGCCCAGGTGTGCGACCTGCAGCGCCAGCGTGTCGCGCGGATAGTCGAGCAGGATCTGCCCGTAGCGCTGAACCGAGCGCTCGAAACGGCCTTCGAGCCAGTCGCGCGCCGCAGCCAGGTGCGCGCGCTCGCGCTCGTTGGCTTGGTGCGCCAGTTTCTCTCCGGCTTGCACGCTTTCGCACAGCGCGGGCTGCGCGGATTTCTCGGTGGTCGTCACGAGCAGCGCCGCGCGCACGCAATGCCCCATCACGAATTCGGGGTCCTCGGCCAGCGCCTTGTCGACCACGGCGAGCGGATCGCCGTAGTAGCCGTGGAACAGCTCGACCGCCAGCTCGTAGCGCTGGAGCGAGAGGCGATGGTCGGTCGATACCGGCATGCCCCGCGAATCCTTCAGTCCCATCTCCGTCTCCGTGGTATTCCCGTCCGGCGGCAGCCGGCGATGAGGGCATCTTCCGGGGACAGCGTGACGGGCCCGTGACGCGCAACGTGAAAATCGCGTGAAAGCGCGCGTGCGAATCAGCGGCGCAGCAGTCGAATCAGAGCCCGGCGGGAGTTGTCCGGGCCGTAACGCACCTCGATTCCGGTAGGTTGGAATCCCAGCTTGGCATAGAGCAGCAGGCCGGCGGTGTTGTCGCTGGGACAGTCCGTTTCGATTTCGGCCGCCTGATAGCGCTCCCGCGCGAGGCGCAACATCGCCTCGATCAGGTAGCGGCCGACTCCCCGGCCCCGGAACTCCGAGGCGACGATCACGTTGCCCAGGGCGCAGCGGCCTTCACGCTCGACCCGCGTGAAGTTGGCGAAACCGGCGATGCGCCTGTCCATGAGCACTACGGTGGGATCATGGCTTTGCGCCATGGCGTGCCGAACCTGCTCGGGGGTCAGCGGGAAGCGGGCGCGCGGATGAAAGTAATAGAGTTCCTGCGCGGAACCGACCAGGCGGCAGATGCCCGGCAGATCGGCTTCCTCGGCGGGACGATGGCTCAACATAAATCGCTCTCCCTTGGTTGTCCTGGCGGCTTGTCGCTCGTTGGCGGCGCAGCAGGTGGCCGACCCGCCGAACGGTGAAATACAATTTGACGACATATGCCGGCGGCGGACGAAGTGCAAGCCACTTACCATCCTGAACCGCGGGCGTGAAGAAACCGGCGATCCGCGCGTGAAAATCGCGTGAAAGGGTCCGGTCCCATCCGGGAAACGAGCATTCGGTGACATCCCTGCGCCTGAGCGTGCTGGGCGGCTTCGAGCTTCACTCGCACGCCGGCACGCCGATACAGCTGCCGCCCAAGAAGGCGCGGGCTCTGTTCGCCTATCTGGCGCTCACCGAGCCGCGCCCCCAACCGCGCGACAAGCTGGCTGCCCTGCTTTGGGAGGACAGCAGCGACTCCCAGGCGCGCACCAGCCTGCGGCAGGCCTTGAGCGCCATCCGCCGCGCACTGGCAGCGGCCGAGGTCTTGCTCGACGCCGATGCCGAGACTGTCTGGCTGAGGCGTGAAGGCCTGCTGATCGATGCCGACCAGTTCCAGCAATGCGCGGCCGGCGCCTCGGTCGAGCGCTTGCGCGAAGCGGTCGAGCTCTACCGCGGCTCGCTGCTGGACGGTTTTGACATCCGCGCCCCGGCTTTCGAAGACTGGCTGCGCGCCGAGCGTGAGCGGCTGCGCAACCTGGCGCTCGGTGCGCTCTCGGCGCTGGTCGACCATGACATGCGCGGCGCAAATCATGGCGAGGCGCTGTTCCACACGAGCCGGCTGCTCGCGCTCGATCCCCTGCGCGAAGAGGCGCATCGCGCCGTCATGCGCATCTACGCCGCGCAGGGCCGGCATGCCCAGGCGATCGAACAATACCGCCGCTGCCGCGAGGCGCTGCGCCTGGATCTGGGTGTCAATCCCGGTCCGGAAACCGAACAGCTCTATCGCGAAATCCTGGAACAGCGCCGCACGCCGGTCTCGGCGGCGCGCGAAGAGGCTCCCCCGCCCGTCGCCGTCGGGACGGCGCCCGCGGCGCAGACGGACGCCCGTCCGCGCCTGCGCCATGCGCAGGTGCTGCTGGTCGACATCGACGGATTCACCGCCCTGGCGGGCGCGACCGATCCGGAGGATCTGCACGAATTCCTGACCCGTTACCGCCAGACCGTGCGCGGCAAAGTGCAGGAAGAAGGCGGCACGGTCACCAATTACATCCAGGCCCGGGTGATGGCCGTGTTCGGCGTCCCCGTAGCCTACGGCAACGATGCCGAACGCGCGGTGCGCGGTGCGCTGGCGGTGCGCGACGAGGTGCCGCAACTGGCCAACCCGTCCAGCGCCCCGCTCCAGGTCCGGCTTGGCGTGGCGAGCGGCCCGGTACTGGCCAGCCGCGACGAAGCCGGGCTGACGATCACCGGCGAGCCGGTCAGCGTGGCCGCGCGCATCATGGAAAGCGCGCACGCGGGCGAGCTGAGGCTCGCCGCCGACGTGCGCGAGGCGCTCGGCGAGCGGCTGGTCGCCGAGCCCATCGCGGAGGCGGTGGTACCGGCGCTGCACAAACCGCTGGGCCTGTGGCGTGCCATTGCGCTGAACTCGGAGGCAGGCGAGCGCGCAATCTTCGTCGGCCGGCAGGCGGAGCTGCGCCAGCTCGAAGACCTGCTTGCCGCGTGTGCGGCTTCCGGCACCGGGCGGGCCGTGCTGATCCGCGGCGAGGCGGGCATCGGCAAGAGCCGACTGGTCGAGGAGCTGGCGCGCCGTGCCCGGCAATCGACCTTCGCCACGCAGGTGATCGCCAACCTGGAGTTCGGCAGCACAACGAATCGCCCGATTGTTCAGCTAGCGCGTGGCCTGCTCGGGATCTCGCCGCGGGCCGATGCCGAAACCCTCTCCTTTGCCCTGCACCGCGCGGGAGAGGACCGGATCGTCGCGCCGGATCTGCGCCAGTGCCTGGCCGAGTTGCTGGATGCCGTGACGGTCGGCGAGGCGCGAAGAGCCGAGGAAACCGGGGACAGCATGGCCCGGGTGCGCGGCAGACACAGCGTGCTCTCCGCCCTGGTGGCGACCGCATCCAGGAAGAGACCCCTGCTGATCGCGGTTGAAGACCTGCAATGGGCCGACCCCGTCACGCTCGATTATCTGGCGAGCGTGGCCGCTGCGGCGCGCAGTGCTCCGGTGGTACTGGCGATGACCACGCGCAGCGAAAGCGACCCGATCGGAAGCGCCTGGCGGGCTGCGTCCGGAGGTTGCCCGCTCACGACCATCGACCTCGGCCCCCTCACGCAGAACGAGGCCATGCAGCTCGCGGCACGGCTCGCCCCGGATCCCGAATTCGCGCGGAACTGCGTGGCCCGCGCCAGCGGCCATCCGCTGTTTCTCGACCAGTTGCTGCGCGCTGGTTCGGCCTCCGGAGCGCTGCCCGGTTCCTTGCAGAGCCTGGTGCTCGCGCGCCTGGACCGGCTCGCGGTCCAGGACCGCGATGCCCTCCAGGCCGCGGCGGTGCTCGGACAGCGCTTCCCGGCCGAGGCGCTGCTTCACCTGATGGGCGACGAAGGCTATGCGCCCCACCGGCTGGTCGAGCGGGGTCTGCTGCGACCGGATGCCGGCGACTACGTATTCGTGCATGCGCTCATTCAGGAGGCGGTGTACGGATCGATCCTGAAGTCGCATCGTTTTGATCTGCATCTGCAGGCCGCGCGCTGGTTCTCCGAGCGCGATTCCATGCTGGAGGCACAGCACCTCGGGGCCGCCGGTCACCCGGGCGCGCCGGCCGCCTACCTGCGAGCGGCGAGGGAGCTGGCGGCGGGCTACCGAACGCGTCAGGCCCTGGATCTGATCTCGCGCGGACTCGGACTCGCTCCGCAGGAGAGCGAACGCTGCGACCTGCTGCTGGCGCGCGCGGATTGCCTGCGCGATCTGGGCGAAACCGAGCGGTCGGTGCAGGCCTGCGGAGAAGCGCTGCACGCGGCGCAGAACGACGCACAGCGTTGCCGCGCCTGGATCGGGATCGCCAGCGGGCTGCGCATCCTCGACCGCTACGACCGCGCGCTTGCGGCGCTCGACCACGCCCTGCCGCTGGCGCAGGCGTTGGGCGATACCCATGCCCTGATGCAGATCCATTCGCTGCGCGGCAACATCCACTTCCCGCGCGGTGACCTCGCCAACTGCCTCGCCGCGCACGAGGAGGCGCGCCGGCTCGCGCTCGAGATCGGCGCACCCGCGGAAGAGGCGCGTGCGCTGAGCGGGCTGGGCGATGCGCACTATCAGAGCGCTCGGGTGCGGAGCGCGCGCGACTACTACGGGCGCTGCGTCAAGCTGGCGCGCGCTCATGGCCTCACTCGCATCGAAGCGACGAACCTGCCCATGGTGGCGATCGCCGCGTTCTACTGCGGGGAAACTGACACTGCAGTCGACCAATGCCGCGAGGGACTGGCGCAGTCCACCCGCATCGGCGATTTCCGCGCGCAGATGCTGGCTCACAACGTGCTCGCAAGCGTGCACTACTATCGCGGCGAACACCAGGCGTCTCTTGCCAGTGCCGAACGCGCGCTGGAACTGTCGCAGCGACTGGGCACGCGGCGTTTCGAAGCCAGAGCATTGATGATGATTGCGGTCGCACGCCATGCGGGCGGCCACGCCGGAACCGATGAGTCGCTGCTCGACTCGGCATGGAACATCGTGCAGGAGACCGGACCGAACTTCAGCGGACCGTGGATTCTGGGAGCGATGACGCTGGTGTTGCGCGACGAAGCGCGTCGCCGGCGGGCGCTCGCGGACGGCGAGGCCCTGCTCGCCAAAGGCTGCGTCAGCCACAACCATTTCCACTTCTATCAGTACGCGATCGACTTTGCGCTGGAAACGGGCCAGTGGGACGAAGCCGAGCGCTATGCGGCGGCGCTGGAGAACTACACCGCTTCCGAGCCGCTGACTTGGACGGACTTGATCGCGGCGCGCGGGCGCGTGCTGGCGCGCGCCGGCCGCGGCGAACGCTCCGAGTCACTGAGACAGGAAGCCCAGGCGCTCGCCGCGTCGCTCACGGCAATGGCGCTGGAACCCGCCGCGAAGGCCCTGGAACGCGCGTTCGCGGATTGACGGCGCTGCGCCGCGTTCCGGAAGTTCCTTTCCGGTTGCCGGTACGCAGGCACGCATCGACCCCAGACGGATCATTCGCGCTGGTCTCCCCGATCCAGGTCGGCTTCTGTCGATGGACTCTGAAATCGTCGCGGTCGTGCTGCTCGCGGCATTGCTGCACGCGAGCTGGAACGTCGCGATCAAGTCCGGCGCGGACAAGGTCGCCGACGTCATCGCCATCTCCGCGGGTGCGGGCGCGCTCGCGTTGCCCGCGCTGCCTCTTCTTCCCCTGCCGGCGCCGGCCTGTGTACCCTGGCTCCTCGCTTCGGCCCTCATCCACGCCCTCTACTTCGCCTTGGTTGCCGCGATCTACCAGCGCGGCGAGTTGAGCATTGCCTACCCGCTGATGCGCGGCTTGCCGCCGCTGCTCTCGGCGCTTTTCGCGACCGTAGTTGTCGGCGAGCGCCTGAGCACGGCCGGCTGGGTGGCCGTGACGCTGCTCAGTGCCGGAGTCATCCTGCTCGGATTTCAAGCGCTGCGCACCGGCCTGCGCGGACTCAACATTGCGCTGCTTCTTCTGAACGTGTGCGCGATCGTGGCCTACACGATCGTCGACGGAATCGGCGTGCGCGCCTCGGGCTCCGCGGCAAGCTACGCGGCATGGATGTTCTGCGGGCTCGCGATCGTGATGGTCGCGGGCGGCACGACGCTGCTCGGCAAGAGCCTCCTGCGCGCCCTCGCACGGCGCGGGCGCACCGCGCTCGCGGGCGGAGCCGCCACGCTGAGCGCCTACGGGCTCGTGCTCTGGGCGATGACGCGCGCTCCGATCGGCCTGGTGGCCGCGCTGCGCGAGTCTTCGGTGATCTTCGGCACGGCGTTCGCCGCCGTGCTGTTGCGCGAGCGCTTCGGCGCCTCGCGCTGGCTCGCTGCGGGACTGGTGACGCTCGGCGCTGTCGCGGCGCGGCTGGCATGAGCCCGCGCACCCGCCCGGGAAACCGATGAGCGACCTGGCGATCGAGATCCGCGGCGCGGACAAGATCCATTCCCGCGGCGTTCAGACGGGGGCCGGGAAGGTCAAGCCCAACACCGACTGGACGAAAGCTTTCGTGTTGAGGTTTGTCCGGCAAGTCAAGATCTTGCCGCAAGGGGTCGGGCGCCTCGCGACGTTTCCAGGCAGGGCAGCCGCGCGCGGGCCTTTGGCAGTCGCGGCGCCTGCGTCCTATACTCCAGATTCGACCCTCGGCAGACAACAAGGGGGAGGAGACAGAAGCGATGCCGCGCTTTGAAACCGAGCACATTCGGACCATTGCGCTTGCCGGACAGGGCGGCGCGGGGAAGACCTCCCTGATCGAGGCCCTCCTTGCCCGCACCGGCGCGCTGAGCACCGCGGGCACGGTCGAAAAAGGGACAACGGTCTGCGACTACGACCCGCGCGAAAAGGCGCACGGGCACTCCATCAAGCTCGCCTGCACCCACCTGGTGCACGACGGTACCCTGATCCATCTGCTGGACACGCCTGGCTACCCGGACTTTCTCGGCCAGTCGCTGCCGGCGCTCGCCGCGGTGGAAACCGCCGCCATCGTCGTCAATGCCCAGACCGGCATCGAACTGATGACGCGCCGGATGATGCAATGGGCCAGGGCGCGCGACCTGTGCCGGATCATCGTGATCAACCGCATCGACGTCGAGGACGTCGACCTCGGCGCGCTGCTGGCGCAGATCCAGGAAGAGTTCGGGCCGGAGTGCCTGCCCATCAACCTGCCCGCGCAAGGCGGCAGCCAGGTGGTCGACTGCTTCTTCCGTCCGGACGCAGAGTCGGAGCTGATGTCGGTGGCCAAGGCGCACACGGCGCTGGTCGATCAGGTCGTCGAAGTCGACGAGGAGCTGATGGCGCTCTACCTCGATCAGGGACAC comes from Burkholderiales bacterium and encodes:
- a CDS encoding TlpA disulfide reductase family protein codes for the protein MRLRLLGLLLICLPGVPLHAAPEIGTPAPALRGTLFSGEEFDLARMRGQVVLVNFFSSYCKHCAYEIGNVETFLEQNRDRGFVVLVIGVDRPEDRGRVERMVGLYNLKGIMVQDLAENGFGTGYRTPTAFVVDRKGVLRSMQWGGKTPLYFRETVLPLLAEPH
- a CDS encoding AraC family transcriptional regulator, producing the protein MRLISGGAGGASAPASARVPEPRLSSRPLGWRVLNFERYESGPSSRQLPNGPSEHLVFVSLGEGTLWREANGERVRHALAPGFITVLPRGHAVRWSWSTPIHFSVLALAPAFLEAVARRDLGLGPDEFELQFAEREQDAAVLTIAGALAREALRGDAGSRVYAESLAGILAVHLLRAYSSRTTEPDRHPEAAAVPRAVSRALAFIQANYAQGIGLKDIAAAARVSPYHLTRLFKRATGLAPYQYLIRARVHGARSLLTAGGGRGSLAEIAAAVGFADQSHLTRHFKRVFGVTPRRAA
- a CDS encoding tetratricopeptide repeat protein encodes the protein MGLKDSRGMPVSTDHRLSLQRYELAVELFHGYYGDPLAVVDKALAEDPEFVMGHCVRAALLVTTTEKSAQPALCESVQAGEKLAHQANERERAHLAAARDWLEGRFERSVQRYGQILLDYPRDTLALQVAHLGDFYLGQSAMLRDRVAQVLPRWGEGIPGFGYVLGMYAFGLEETGSYAQAERTARRALDLNPRDPWAVHAGAHVMEMQGRVEEGIEWLGSRAKDWAPDNAFAFHNWWHLALFHLDRGEIARVLELYDCAIHRRDSNVVLELIDASALLWRLHLRGADPGTRWQRLADVWETRIDEGYYAFNDAHAMMAFAGAGRRASARALLRVLERRVTGGGTNARMTWEVGLPLCRALEAFGNEDYATVVELLQPLRVTAHRFGGSHAQRDLIHLTLVEAAIRGRRLSLARALLAERTALKPDSVYNWQTMTRTLDLLGQIEEAERARLRSEQLQRRPRPEGQLAPAA
- a CDS encoding GNAT family N-acetyltransferase, which translates into the protein MLSHRPAEEADLPGICRLVGSAQELYYFHPRARFPLTPEQVRHAMAQSHDPTVVLMDRRIAGFANFTRVEREGRCALGNVIVASEFRGRGVGRYLIEAMLRLARERYQAAEIETDCPSDNTAGLLLYAKLGFQPTGIEVRYGPDNSRRALIRLLRR
- a CDS encoding BTAD domain-containing putative transcriptional regulator → MTSLRLSVLGGFELHSHAGTPIQLPPKKARALFAYLALTEPRPQPRDKLAALLWEDSSDSQARTSLRQALSAIRRALAAAEVLLDADAETVWLRREGLLIDADQFQQCAAGASVERLREAVELYRGSLLDGFDIRAPAFEDWLRAERERLRNLALGALSALVDHDMRGANHGEALFHTSRLLALDPLREEAHRAVMRIYAAQGRHAQAIEQYRRCREALRLDLGVNPGPETEQLYREILEQRRTPVSAAREEAPPPVAVGTAPAAQTDARPRLRHAQVLLVDIDGFTALAGATDPEDLHEFLTRYRQTVRGKVQEEGGTVTNYIQARVMAVFGVPVAYGNDAERAVRGALAVRDEVPQLANPSSAPLQVRLGVASGPVLASRDEAGLTITGEPVSVAARIMESAHAGELRLAADVREALGERLVAEPIAEAVVPALHKPLGLWRAIALNSEAGERAIFVGRQAELRQLEDLLAACAASGTGRAVLIRGEAGIGKSRLVEELARRARQSTFATQVIANLEFGSTTNRPIVQLARGLLGISPRADAETLSFALHRAGEDRIVAPDLRQCLAELLDAVTVGEARRAEETGDSMARVRGRHSVLSALVATASRKRPLLIAVEDLQWADPVTLDYLASVAAAARSAPVVLAMTTRSESDPIGSAWRAASGGCPLTTIDLGPLTQNEAMQLAARLAPDPEFARNCVARASGHPLFLDQLLRAGSASGALPGSLQSLVLARLDRLAVQDRDALQAAAVLGQRFPAEALLHLMGDEGYAPHRLVERGLLRPDAGDYVFVHALIQEAVYGSILKSHRFDLHLQAARWFSERDSMLEAQHLGAAGHPGAPAAYLRAARELAAGYRTRQALDLISRGLGLAPQESERCDLLLARADCLRDLGETERSVQACGEALHAAQNDAQRCRAWIGIASGLRILDRYDRALAALDHALPLAQALGDTHALMQIHSLRGNIHFPRGDLANCLAAHEEARRLALEIGAPAEEARALSGLGDAHYQSARVRSARDYYGRCVKLARAHGLTRIEATNLPMVAIAAFYCGETDTAVDQCREGLAQSTRIGDFRAQMLAHNVLASVHYYRGEHQASLASAERALELSQRLGTRRFEARALMMIAVARHAGGHAGTDESLLDSAWNIVQETGPNFSGPWILGAMTLVLRDEARRRRALADGEALLAKGCVSHNHFHFYQYAIDFALETGQWDEAERYAAALENYTASEPLTWTDLIAARGRVLARAGRGERSESLRQEAQALAASLTAMALEPAAKALERAFAD
- a CDS encoding DMT family transporter gives rise to the protein MDSEIVAVVLLAALLHASWNVAIKSGADKVADVIAISAGAGALALPALPLLPLPAPACVPWLLASALIHALYFALVAAIYQRGELSIAYPLMRGLPPLLSALFATVVVGERLSTAGWVAVTLLSAGVILLGFQALRTGLRGLNIALLLLNVCAIVAYTIVDGIGVRASGSAASYAAWMFCGLAIVMVAGGTTLLGKSLLRALARRGRTALAGGAATLSAYGLVLWAMTRAPIGLVAALRESSVIFGTAFAAVLLRERFGASRWLAAGLVTLGAVAARLA